One region of Danio rerio strain Tuebingen ecotype United States chromosome 5, GRCz12tu, whole genome shotgun sequence genomic DNA includes:
- the ifngr2 gene encoding interferon gamma receptor 2 isoform X1, whose translation MDQSLEKEHGEHLQFNISSWNENSRENPEEDVVINSKDYIFNDLESGQIYCFQVEYLLYHKPYGKASKERCVFIPETPEAKKKRVLIYGPLITCFVLMVCGFCIFLFCKCKSNKRVQSVVKEWFQPFKLDLPDHYKEFLSSEFPVGLAPSPSIPSLQSDDFIILKENADVEENGQEEEQQKTEIL comes from the exons ATGGACCAGAGCTTGGAGAAAGAACATGGAGAACATCTTCAGTTTAACATATCGTCCTGGAATGAGAATAGCAGAGAAAACCCTGAG GAGGATGTTGTAATAAATAGCAAGGATTATATCTTTAATGACCTGGAATCAGGGCAGATCTACTGTTTCCAGGTGGAGTATTTGCTCTACCATAAGCCATATGGAAAGGCTAGCAAGGAAAGATGCGTTTTCATCCCTGAAACAC CTGAAGCAAAAAAGAAACGTGTTTTGATCTACGGTCCACTGATcacatgttttgttttgatggTGTGCGGTTTCTGCATTTTTCTATTTTGTAAATGCAAGAGTAATAAAAGAGTGCAAAGTGTGGTTAAAGAGTGGTTCCAGCCATTCAAGCTGGACCTTCCTGACCACTATAAAGAG TTTCTGTCCAGCGAATTTCCTGTTGGATTGGCTCCAAGTCCCAGTATTCCAAGCTTACagtcagatgactttattatattAAAGGAGAACGCTGACGTGGAGGAGAATGGGCAAGAAGAGGAACAACAGAAGACTGaaatattatga